Below is a genomic region from Gemmobacter sp. 24YEA27.
CGCCAGGTGCGGCTGATGGGCTTTCTGCCGGGGATCACCACGCCTGGCGGCATGACGCATCAGGCAATCGAAGACATATCGGTGATGCGCACCATCCCCAATATGACTGTGCTTGAGGCCGGGGACGCGACCGAGGTCGAGAGCATCGTCGCCGCCGCCGACTCTGTCGATGGCCCGGTCTATTGCCGCATCCTGCGCGGCGCGGTGCCACGGCTTTTCGATACCCCGCTGGAAATCGGCAAGATCCGCGTTCTGGCGGAAGGGACCGATGTGCTTGTCATCACCGCCGGCATCACCACCGAAGAGGCGATCCGGGCAAGGGCCGCGCTGGACCGGGCGGGGGTTTCGGTGCGTCACCTGCATCTGAACACCCTGAAACCCTTTGATGCGGCGACGATCATCGGCCATGCGGAACAGGTGAAACACGGCGTCATCACGCTGGAAAACCATCTGGTGACCGGCGGTATCGGCTCGATGGTGGCCGAGGCGCTGGCCGAGGCCGGGCTTTCGCGCCGCCTGATCCGGCTGGGGCTGCAGGACACCTATGCCCATGGCGGCTCGCGCCCCTATCTCATGCGCTATTACGGGATGGATGCGCTGAGCCTTGTTCGCGCGGTCGAACGCCTGACCGGGCAGCAGACCGGCATTGACGAAGACGCGCTAGGCGCGGTCCGGGTCGAGGCGGTGCATTCGGTGGTCAAGGCCGAGGCGCTTTGATGCGCTTCACCGTCACCTACCGCATCCGCGCCGGTGATCTGGCCGAAGCCCGCGCCCGCGCGGATGCAATCGCGCTGGAACAGACGGTCGAGATCCCGCGCGCGGTGGTGCCGCCGGGCTATATCGAAGACGAGATCCTCGGCCGGGTTGAAGAGACCGGCACGCTGTCGGAGGGCGTCTTTCAGGCGAAAATCTCTTACTCGCCCGACAGCGCCGGAGAGGAGTTCAGCCAGTTCCTGAATGTGGTTTTCGGCAATTCCTCGATCCAGCAGGGGATCCGGGTGACCGGAGTTGAGCCGGGTGAGACGATGCTGGCGCGCTTTCCCGGCCCGCGTTTCGGCATCAAAGGCATCCGGGCGCGCTGCGGTCGCGCAACAGGCGGAATGATTGCGCCGGTGCTGAAGCCGATGGGCCAGCCACCTGCGGCCTTTGCCGCGCTGGCCGCGGGCGCTGTGCGCGGTGGGGCTGACATCATCAAGGAAGACCACGGGCTTGCGGGCCAGGCGGCAGCACCCTTCGAGGCACGGGTCGAGGCGGTGGCGCAGGCTGTCGCAAAGGCCAATGCCGAATATGGGCGTAGTGTCATCTATATCCCGAACCTCTCCGGCCCGGCGGATCAGATCGAGGCGCGGCTGCGCTTTGCAAAGGAGGCCGGGGCGGGCGGCGTGATCGTGATGCCGGGGCTTCTGGGCTTTGGCCTCGTGCATCGCATCGCGCAGGATGCGGGCCTTGACCTGCCGGTGATGACGCATCCGTCTTTCCTGGGCCCCTGGGTGCTTTCGCCCGATACCGGCATAGATCACGGCGTGATCTTCGGCACGCTTCAGCGGCTTGCGGGCGCGGATATTTCCGTTTTCCCGAATGTCGGCGGGCGGTTCGGCTTTTCCGCGCCCGAATGCCTGCAAATCGCCGATGCCTGCCGCGCGCCCGACGGGCCGGGGGCGGCAATGCTCCCCAGCCCCGGTGGCGGGATGAGCGTGGAGCGTGCCGCTGACATGGTGCGGATGTATGGCCAGGATGTCGTCTATCTGCTGGGCGGCAGCCTGCTGGCCGATCCGCCGAACATCCATCTTGCCGTGAGCGCGATGCGCAAGGCGGTGGATGCGGCGGAGAGCTGAGGCTCAGCCATTGGAT
It encodes:
- a CDS encoding transketolase C-terminal domain-containing protein, translating into MEMVNRPYAKAFEDYAVQHPEVLCLSADLTSSCEIDGFRDRHPDQFLSLGMAEQNMLSFAGGLGLAGFRPFLHSFGVFLYRRPYDQLMASIAYPRRQVRLMGFLPGITTPGGMTHQAIEDISVMRTIPNMTVLEAGDATEVESIVAAADSVDGPVYCRILRGAVPRLFDTPLEIGKIRVLAEGTDVLVITAGITTEEAIRARAALDRAGVSVRHLHLNTLKPFDAATIIGHAEQVKHGVITLENHLVTGGIGSMVAEALAEAGLSRRLIRLGLQDTYAHGGSRPYLMRYYGMDALSLVRAVERLTGQQTGIDEDALGAVRVEAVHSVVKAEAL
- a CDS encoding RuBisCO large subunit C-terminal-like domain-containing protein, whose amino-acid sequence is MRFTVTYRIRAGDLAEARARADAIALEQTVEIPRAVVPPGYIEDEILGRVEETGTLSEGVFQAKISYSPDSAGEEFSQFLNVVFGNSSIQQGIRVTGVEPGETMLARFPGPRFGIKGIRARCGRATGGMIAPVLKPMGQPPAAFAALAAGAVRGGADIIKEDHGLAGQAAAPFEARVEAVAQAVAKANAEYGRSVIYIPNLSGPADQIEARLRFAKEAGAGGVIVMPGLLGFGLVHRIAQDAGLDLPVMTHPSFLGPWVLSPDTGIDHGVIFGTLQRLAGADISVFPNVGGRFGFSAPECLQIADACRAPDGPGAAMLPSPGGGMSVERAADMVRMYGQDVVYLLGGSLLADPPNIHLAVSAMRKAVDAAES